A genomic segment from Leishmania infantum JPCM5 genome chromosome 10 encodes:
- a CDS encoding putative small GTP-binding protein Rab7 produces the protein MEEDLAYKIIVIGSVSVGKSNITSRFCDGAFYPDLVPTLGMDFKYSSCNTLEKRPRCVRLQVWDTSGQDDFVTLTTAFYRNCQGALLCFDLTNRQSFEDLDQWYERLERYSPVVPPLILVGCKLDLVESHLDEQGEGIVLGSHRQIAKSEADAWARYHSCLCYLETSAKENTNVSQAFQQLATYIASVANPGAKHAGRILGPGGRLLVEEEEKQKKRQCCAN, from the coding sequence ATGGAGGAAGATTTGGCATACAAGATCATCGTGATTGGGAGCGTTAGTGTAGGGAAGAGCAACATCACGTCCCGATTCTGCGATGGTGCGTTCTACCCCGACCTCGTCCCCACCTTAGGGATGGACTTCAAGTACAGTAGCTGCAACACCCTCGAAAAGAggccgcgctgcgtgcggcTGCAGGTCTGGGACACGAGCGGGCAGGACGATTTCGTCACGCTCACGACCGCCTTCTACCGCAACTGCCAGGGCGCGCTACTGTGCTTCGACCTTACGAATCGGCAGTCCTTCGAGGATCTCGATCAGTGGTATGAGCGGCTAGAGCGGTACtcgccggtggtgccgcctCTCATCCTGGTTGGGTGCAAGCTGGACCTCGTAGAGAGCCACCTCGACGAGCAGGGTGAGGGAATCGTCCTGGGGAGTCATCGCCAAATAGCCAAGAGCGAGGCGGACGCGTGGGCGCGGTACCACAGCTGCCTCTGCTACCTCGAGACGAGCGCGAAGGAGAACACAAACGTATCGCAGGCGTTTCAGCAGCTCGCCACGTACATCGCCTCCGTAGCGAATCCAGGCGCCAAGCACGCGGGCCGCATCCTCGGCCCCGGTGGCCGCCTgcttgtggaggaggaggagaagcagaagAAGCGCCAGTGCTGCGCCAACTGA
- a CDS encoding flagellar protofilament ribbon protein-like protein, whose amino-acid sequence MGSAVEEQNLFSAANGRGIAAASSVDNAASASNQMNTKTKKQLFMLQRAERLKDPKVRKMGIDREALDAQVREKEALRRLEKERNDYYDRQALLMDRHACALQQEVNSIRAAREKELQDYRQTFQKKEMGREWDLNDPEARRKELPARIGDDDPRNGPSSLQKFEGEDLDYAARRAAQQRQQRQWAQQQVNEKLAKKWMEQERDRAFDDRNEEVNHRLYEVEQKVAEQRRLMEKNGADFNRALAEQQRREAVRAKEEDTRLGLQEMAYQMDSDFLNERETVVSELGGSVMAERYKGMSEKQKTLLRAGQDEQLRELRRRRLLEVEEQRQWSLQENMQLRMANALDRQRERERRAEREQLAETHKMQAQAAAKRKAQLDELYKNAVDEDYFKYWDRCL is encoded by the coding sequence ATGGGCTCGGCGGTGGAGGAACAAAATCTGTTCTCTGCGGCCAACGGCCGCGGAATCGCAGCCGCGAGCTCCGTCGACAACGCAGCCAGCGCTTCGAACCAGATGAACACCAAGACTAAGAAGCAGCTCTTTATGCTGCAGAGGGCGGAGCGACTGAAGGACCCTAAGGTGCGCAAGATGGGCATCGACCGCGAGGCCTTGGATGCGCAGGTGCGTGAGAAggaagcgctgcgccggctggaaaaggagaggaaTGACTACTACGACCGACAGGCACTCCTGATGGACCGCCATGCGTGtgcactgcagcaggaggTGAATTCCATTCGCGCAGCTCGAGAAAAGGAGCTGCAGGACTACCGCCAGACCTTTCAGAAGAAAGAGATGGGCCGCGAGTGGGACCTTAACGACCCGGAGGCACGGCGCAAGGAGCTTCCGGCACGcatcggcgacgacgacccTCGTAACGGACCATCGTCGCTGCAGAAGTTTGAAGGCGAGGATCTCGACTACGCGGCACgcagggcggcgcagcagcggcagcagcggcagtgggcgcagcagcaggtgaaCGAGAAGCTCGCGAAGAAGTGGAtggagcaggagcgcgaCCGCGCGTTCGACGACCGCAACGAGGAGGTGAACCACCGCCTGTACGAGGTGGAGCAAaaggtggcggagcagcgcaggCTCATGGAGAAGAACGGGGCCGATTTCAACCGCGCGCtcgctgagcagcagcgacgcgagGCTGTGCgcgccaaggaggaggacacTCGCCTCGGCCTGCAAGAGATGGCGTACCAGATGGACAGCGACTTCCTCAACGAGCGCGAAACCGTAGTCAGCGAgcttggcggcagcgtcatgGCAGAGCGCTACAAGGGCATGTCGGAGAAGCAGAAGACCCTCCTGCGAGCCGGCCAAgatgagcagctccgcgagctccgccgtcgtcgtcttttAGAGGTGGAGGAGCAAAGGCAGTGGTCGCTGCAGGAAAACATGCAGCTGCGAATGGCAAACGCTCTCGATCGTCAGCGCGAGCGCGAACGCCGAGCtgagcgcgagcagctggcggagacTCACAAGATGCAGgcacaagcagcagccaAACGTAAGGCCCAGTTAGACGAGCTCTACAAGAACGCGGTAGACGAGGACTACTTCAAGTACTGGGATCGGTGCTTGTAG
- a CDS encoding putative rab1 small GTP-binding protein — protein sequence MANPNTPGGDCDYIFKIIVIGDSGVGKSSLTVRLSEDVFYKDYASTIAIDFRMHQMNYMDKRVRLQIWDTAGQERFQSVATAFYRGANGVLLCFDLTHRPSFIHLEQWMERVKQQALPGIPCLLVGCKSDEARSSRQVTREEAVAWAQQHNMAFIETSAKEKENVQTAFQQITKFIFEDMKERNGKTPTAGDNAAGRSQSVNFDRQRSNRKESKCC from the coding sequence ATGGCCAACCCCAACACGCCCGGCGGTGACTGCGACTACATCTTCAAGATCATTGTCATTGGTGACAGTGGCGTAGGCAAGTCATCCTTGACGGTGCGTCTCTCCGAAGATGTCTTCTACAAGGACTACGCCTCCACCATCGCCATCGACTTTCGCATGCACCAGATGAACTACATGGACAAGCGCGTCCGCCTTCAGATTTGGGACACGGCCGGCCAGGAGCGCTTCCAGTCCGTCGCCACGGCGTTCTACCGCGGCGCCAATGGggtgctgctctgcttcGACCTCACCCACCGCCCGTCCTTTATACACCTAGAGCAGTGGATGGAACGCGTGAAGCAGCAGGCTCTCCCCGGTATCCCGTGTCTGCTGGTGGGGTGCAAAAGCGATGAGGCGCGCTCCAGCCGCCAGGTgacgcgcgaggaggcggtagCCTGGGCTCAGCAACACAACATGGCCTTCATCGAGACGAGCGccaaggagaaggagaatGTGCAGACGGCTTTCCAGCAGATCACCAAGTTCATCTTCGAGGACATGAAGGAGCGCAACGGCAAGACACCGACGGCTGGAGACAACGCAGCTGGCCGCTCTCAGAGCGTTAACTTCGATCGCCAGCGGAGCAACCGCAAGGAGAGCAAGTGCTGCTAG